In one Roseburia intestinalis L1-82 genomic region, the following are encoded:
- a CDS encoding DUF4874 domain-containing protein — protein sequence MFFWKNRNKKHFTVRFPEESREVCTNPGRGWYHIYTFTLDKREKDGLLYQPYWDDETLVLVRFDIGAFRGMSLSEEALEYADEILKCFHSRGKEIILRVLYDTQGKGMEREPTLFSIVLTHMRQLGAVVRAYESDILITQGLFIGNWGEMHGSKFLDQEYIRKLYAAWRKAIGPDIRIALRKPSFCRMAVTNENDKAVPGVFDDAIFGSENHMGTFGVKRRADSAWTEDWCIADEIGYMQETCGQIPFGGEVLSGQNPAAKEMLRALCDLRVSYLNSIHEEQVLNRWKQMEYGEWGSFYQYIGAHLGYRFVAGSAVFYTDRIEVEIANTGFSNICDKTELALVRENEDGTEEVYQADYDLRMLAGQETVKIVFLLSGLQDEKKDRYFLKLTRCRGNVAIRFANEGGEERLYLR from the coding sequence ATGTTTTTCTGGAAGAACAGAAATAAAAAACATTTTACAGTCAGATTTCCGGAGGAGAGCAGGGAAGTATGTACAAATCCGGGCAGAGGATGGTACCATATTTATACATTTACACTGGATAAAAGAGAGAAAGATGGACTTTTATATCAGCCTTACTGGGATGATGAAACATTAGTGCTGGTACGGTTTGATATCGGGGCATTTCGTGGAATGAGCCTTTCAGAAGAGGCACTGGAATATGCAGATGAAATTTTAAAATGTTTTCACAGCCGGGGAAAAGAAATCATTCTGCGCGTTTTGTATGATACACAGGGGAAAGGAATGGAACGGGAACCGACATTGTTCTCCATTGTTTTAACTCATATGAGGCAGCTTGGAGCTGTTGTGCGTGCATATGAGAGCGATATCCTTATCACGCAGGGGTTATTTATCGGTAACTGGGGAGAAATGCATGGATCAAAGTTTTTAGATCAGGAATACATCCGGAAACTCTATGCTGCATGGAGGAAGGCAATTGGACCCGACATCAGAATCGCACTCAGAAAACCGTCTTTTTGCCGTATGGCAGTGACAAATGAGAATGACAAAGCAGTACCAGGGGTATTTGATGATGCGATTTTTGGCTCAGAAAATCACATGGGAACTTTTGGAGTGAAACGTCGTGCGGACAGTGCATGGACAGAGGACTGGTGCATTGCAGATGAAATCGGTTATATGCAGGAAACCTGTGGTCAGATCCCGTTTGGAGGCGAGGTGCTTTCCGGTCAGAATCCTGCTGCAAAGGAAATGCTGCGGGCATTGTGTGATTTGCGGGTTTCATATTTGAACAGTATCCATGAAGAGCAGGTTCTGAACCGGTGGAAGCAGATGGAATATGGGGAATGGGGCAGTTTCTACCAGTATATCGGTGCACATCTGGGGTATCGTTTTGTGGCAGGGAGTGCAGTATTTTATACGGACAGGATTGAGGTGGAGATAGCCAATACAGGATTTTCAAATATCTGTGATAAAACAGAACTTGCACTTGTAAGAGAGAATGAGGATGGAACGGAAGAAGTGTATCAGGCAGATTATGATCTTCGGATGCTGGCAGGACAGGAGACGGTAAAAATCGTATTTCTGCTGTCAGGACTGCAGGATGAGAAGAAGGACAGATATTTTCTGAAACTGACAAGATGCAGAGGAAACGTGGCAATCCGTTTTGCAAATGAAGGGGGAGAAGAACGGTTGTATCTCAGATAA